A DNA window from Pungitius pungitius chromosome 1, fPunPun2.1, whole genome shotgun sequence contains the following coding sequences:
- the xkr7a gene encoding XK-related protein 7 produces the protein MAAKSDGAAVSLRNEIPPECPSGSDPRPPRHRAAEQRYSVPDCCWTLCALLVFFSDGASDLWLAADYYLRRSYWCFALTLVFVVIPSVVVQVLSFRWFAYDFTDTVESGTAAAAVVGGTSVAGESDFSTTDSGGARGAGRSAEAGVLPGPGTGGGVRGCCRAFIWLFQAIIHIFQLAQVWRYVHALYLGVQSRWHRDPERRHYYWRMMFENADISMLRLLESFLKSAPQLVLQLSIMNQATQVLPLQALSASASLISLAWMVASYQKALRDSRDDKLPMTYKAVIVQILWHLFSIGARALAFALFASVFQLYFAIFIVAHWCIMTFWIIQGETDFCMSKWEEIIYNMMVGIVYVFCWFSVREGRTRCRMLIYSLTVFIENVALTTAWYLYRDPRTSDFYAVILVCAVASSYALGTFFMFVYYCLLHPDGPISGWGYMAEKEPPVETLASPAASLPPDVVSSPPRTLQRTKGSEREQGSGVDGDVFQVRALRGARAPAPNLTPRTEGPVIRIDLPRKKYPAWDAHFIDRRLRKTILVLEGAAPVTPRIQYRCLGAPKEVMEYETTV, from the exons ATGGCCGCGAAATCTGACGGTGCAGCCGTCTCTCTACGAAACGAGATCCCACCGGAGTGTCCCTCCGGGTCGGACCCGCGGCCTCCCCGGCACCGCGCGGCCGAGCAGCGCTACTCCGTCCCGGACTGCTGCTGGACGCTGTGCGCCCTTTTGGTCTTTTTCTCGGACGGGGCCTCAGACCTGTGGCTGGCCGCGGATTACTACCTCAGGAGGTCCTACTGGTGCTTTGCACTCACTCTGGTCTTTGTGGTAATCCCCTCCGTGGTCGTGCAGGTGTTGAGCTTCCGATGGTTCGCTTACGATTTCACGGACACCGTCGAGAGCGGCACGGCTGCGGCCGCCGTGGTGGGGGGGACGTCCGTAGCCGGGGAGAGCgacttcagcaccacggacagcggcGGCGCGCGGGGCGCTGGCCGCTCCGCGGAGGCCGGGGTGCTGCCGGGGCCGGGCACCGGGGGAGGAGTCCGGGGCTGCTGCAGAGCCTTCATATGGCTCTTCCAGGCCATCATTCACATCTTTCAGCTGGCACAGGTCTGGAG GTACGTCCACGCCCTGTATTTGGGTGTGCAGAGCCGCTGGCACAGGGACCCCGAGCGCCGACACTACTACTGGCGCATGATGTTTGAGAACGCCGATATCAGCATGCTCCGTCTGCTCGAGTCCTTCCTGAAGAGCGCCCCTCAGCTGGTGCTGCAGCTCAGCATCATGAACCAGGCCACTCAGGTGCTGCCCCTTCAGG CGCTTTCAGCTTCTGCCTCACTGATATCTCTCGCCTGGATGGTCGCCTCCTACCAGAAAGCCCTGAGGGACTCCCGAGACGACAAGCTACCCATGACCTACAAGGCCGTCATAGTTCAAATCCTGTGGCACCTGTTTTCCATCGGCGCCCGCGCTCTGGCCTTCGCTCTGTTCGCCTCCGTGTTCCAGCTCTACTTTGCCATCTTCATCGTGGCCCACTGGTGCATCATGACGTTCTGGATCATTCAAGGCGAGACGGACTTCTGCATGTCCAAATGGGAGGAGATCATCTATAACATGATGGTGGGCATCGTGTATGTTTTCTGCTGGTTCAGTGTTCGGGAGGGGCGCACTCGCTGCAGGATGCTCATTTACAGCCTGACTGTGTTCATCGAGAACGTGGCGCTCACCACCGCCTGGTATTTGTACCGCGACCCGCGTACCTCGGACTTCTACGCCGTCATCTTGGTGTGCGCGGTGGCGAGCAGCTACGCCCTGGGCACCTTCTTCATGTTTGTGTACTACTGCCTGCTGCACCCCGACGGCCCGATCTCGGGGTGGGGCTACATGGCGGAGAAGGAGCCGCCTGTCGAGACGCTGGCCTCCCCGGCCGCCAGCCTCCCCCCCGACGTGGTGAGCAGCCCCCCCAGGACCCTTCAGAGAACTAAAGGGTCAGAAAGAGAACAGGGCTCCGGGGTGGACGGAGACGTGTTCCAGGTGCGGGCGCTTCGGGGCGCTCGGGCCCCGGCGCCGAACCTGACGCCCAGAACCGAGGGGCCTGTCATCCGCATAGACCTGCCCAGGAAGAAGTACCCCGCCTGGGACGCGCACTTCATCGACCGCCGGCTGCGCAAAACCATCCTGGTGCTGGAAGGCGCCGCCCCGGTCACACCGAGGATCCAGTACCGCTGCCTGGGCGCCCCCAAAGAAGTGATGGAGTACGAGACCACCGTGTGA
- the LOC119222115 gene encoding proteasomal ubiquitin receptor ADRM1-like, which translates to MASGALFPSMVSGSRGSSSKYLVEFRAGKMTMKGSTVTPDKRKGQVYIQQTDDSLIHFCWKDRTTGNVDDDLIIFPDDCEFKRVSQCTTGRVYVLKFKAGSKRLFFWIQEPKTDKDEEHCRKVNEYLNNPPMPGALGSGGSGGHDLSALGGEGGLQSLLGNMSHNQLMQLIGPTGLGGIGGLGALAGPGLANLLGGGGGSSSSVPAASNSSTSPSTAVTPTSTSTASRLGSTQVPTTPITPSATSAASPTASTPPTPAVPSAASPAQPIQLRDLQSILATMNVPASGQGVDLASVLTPEIMAPILVNPEVQQRLMPYLPSGESLPQSTEELQNTLSSPQFQQAMSMFSSALASGQLGPLMNQFGLPAEAVDAANKGDVEAFAKAMETETKVDQDGDSKDKKDDDEDMSLD; encoded by the exons atggCGTCTGGAGCGTTGTTCCCCAGCATGGTGTCTGGGTCCCGTGGCTCTTCCAGCAAGTACCTGGTGGAGTTTCGGGCCGGTAAGATGACCATGAAAGGCAGCACGGTGACCCCTGACAAGCGCAAAGGTCAGGTCTACATTCAGCAGACCGACGACTCCCTGATCCACTTCTGCTGGAAGGATCGGACGACCGGGAACGTGGACGAC GACTTGATCATCTTCCCGGATGACTGCGAGTTCAAGCGCGTGAGCCAGTGCACCACGGGACGGGTCTATGTGCTGAAGTTCAAAGCCGGTTCCAAAAGGCTCTTCTTCTGGATTCAG GAGCCCAAGACTGATAAGGACGAGGAGCACTGCCGCAAAGTGAACGAGTATCTCAACAACCCTCCGATGCCCGGCGCGCTCGGTAGCGGCGGCAGCGGAGGACACGACCTGTCCGCTCTGGGAG GGGAGGGCGGCCTGCAGAGCCTTCTGGGTAACATGAGCCACAACCAGCTGATGCAGCTCATCGGACCGACGGGACTGGGCGGGATCG GGGGTCTCGGGGCGCTGGCGGGACCAGGCTTGGCCAACCTcctgggcggcggcggcggcagcagcagcagcgtccctGCTGCCAGTAACTCCTCCACAAG TCCATCCACAGCCGTCACACCAACCTCCACCTCGACTGCCAGTCGGCTCGGCTCCACCCAGGTCCCCACCACCCCCATCACTCCCTCGGCCACCTCGGCCGCCTCCCCCACGGCCTCCACACCCCCCACGCCGGCCGTCCCCTCAGCGGCGAGCCCCGCACAGCCGATCCAGCTCAGAGACCTGCAGAGCATCCTGGCCACCATGAACGTGCCCGCCAGCGGACAAGGAG TGGACCTTGCCAGCGTCCTGACACCTGAGATCATGGCCCCCATCCTGGTGAACCCCgaggtgcagcagaggctgATGCCGTATCTGCCCTCCGGGGAGTCCCTGCCTCAGAGCACCGAGGAGCTCCAGAACACGCTCAGCTCGCCCCAGTTCCAGCAG gccaTGAGCATGTTCAGCAGCGCGCTGGCCTCCGGTCAGTTAGGGCCTCTGATGAACCAGTTTGGTCTTCCTGCAGAAGCTGTGGATGCAGCAAACAAAGGAG ACGTCGAGGCTTTTGCAAAAGCCATGGAGACGGAGACAAAGGTGGACCAAGACGGAGATTCTAAAGACAAGAAGGACGACGATGAAGACATGAGTCTGGACTAA
- the LOC119222112 gene encoding CDK5 and ABL1 enzyme substrate 2-like isoform X2: protein MATAVCGLQSTGNNGKQAKTHREHRRKAKDSRRRQAALLFLTNISLDGRPQCQPSGGNTDRKAAEEQRLRSRDDAAVVVPPPAESQEPVTQVTEPAAAAGSGSSSSFPGLAGGTRLSAVIFPGPAGATAFGANEVFLEGGGAAEPLTPDTPLSPVTTGHTASSRVRSTPAAISPVPAASSLDPRPRLRNASGSPGPKVPKKVHFIKSMRQYDTRGCSDPKLDAHRQRLSSVVVVDLLPSLEGVELADYSKTVSYAQFLYPTNALVRQKSAGAPESCAAQAPQSRLRGNGQRSAPPARLTNGAAQDSSMEEVVEYDPNLLSDPQWPCGRHKRVLIFASYLTTVVEYVKPSDLKKDMNETFKEKFPHIKLTLSKIRSLKREMRAMSDDCGLQPVTIAMAFVYFEKLVLQGYFNKQNRKLVAAACVLLAAKISSDLRKPDVKQLIDKLEERFRINRRELIPLEFPVLVALEMGLYLPESMVMPHYRRLVQQG from the exons ATGGCGACCGCCGTCTGCGGTCTGCAGTCCACCGGCAACAACGGCAAACAGGCGAAAACACACCGAGAACACCGGAGGAAAGCGAAGGATTCAAGGAGGAGACAAGCTGCTTTGTTGTTTCTAACCAATATCTCCCTCGATGGACGGCCCCAGTGTCAGCCAAGCGGTGGAAACACCGACCGAAAAGCCGCCGAGGAGCAGCGGCTCAGGAGCAGGGACGACGCCGCGGTGGTCGTGCCCCCGCCGGCGGAGAGCCAAGAACCGGTCACCCAGGTGACCgaacccgccgccgccgccggcagTGGCTCGTCTTCCAGTTTCCCAGGGCTAGCCGGTGGCACGCGACTCTCTGCGGTGATCTTCCCGGGACCTGCCGGGGCGACCGCCTTCGGAGCCAACGAGGTATTTTTGGAGGGTGGTGGTGCGGCCGAGCCGCTCACCCCGGACACCCCCCTGTCTCCTGTTACCACCGGGCACACGGCCTCCTCCCGCGTCCGGTCCACGCCCGCCGCTATCAGCCCGGTGCCGGCCGCCAGTTCCCTGGATCCACGGCCGAG GTTGAGGAATGCCTCTGGTTCTCCTGGTCCCAAAGTGCCAAAGAAAGTCCACTTCATCAAAAGCATGAGGCAGTATGACACGAGGGGATGTAG TGACCCCAAGCTGGACGCTCACAGGCAGAGGCTGTCTTCTGTGGTGGTCGTTGACCTGCTGCCTTCCCTGGAAGGTGTGGAGCTCGCCGACTACAGCAAG ACGGTGTCGTACGCTCAGTTCCTTTATCCAACCAACGCCTTGGTGAGACAGAAGAGCGCCGGCGCGCCGGAGAGCTGCGCGGCTCAGGCCCCCCAGTCCCGTCTCCGCGGTAACGGGCAAAGGAGCGCCCCCCCGGCTCGCCTGACCAACGGCGCGGCCCAAGACTCGT CGATGGAGGAGGTCGTCGAGTACGACCCCAACCTGCTCAGTGACCCCCAGTGGCCCTGTGGGAGACACAAGAGGGTTCTGATATTCGCATCATATCTG ACGACTGTAGTCGAGTATGTGAAACCATCTGACCTGAAGAAGGATATGAATGAGACTTTCAAGGAGAAGTTTCCTCACATTAAGCTGACTCTGAGCAAGATAAGAAG CCTGAAGAGGGAGATGCGGGCCATGAGCGACGACTGTGGTCTACAGCCGGTCACCATAGCGATGGCTTTTGTCTACTTCGAGAAGCTGGTGCTGCAGGGCTACTTCAACAAGCAGAACCGGAAGCTGGTGGCCGCCGCGTGCGTCCTGCTGGCTGCGAAGATCAGCAGCGATTTACGGAAGCCGGACGTCAAACAGCTCATCGAC aagctggaggagcGTTTCCGCATCAACAGGCGGGAGTTGATCCCGTTGGAGTTCCCGGTGCTGGTTGCCTTGGAGATGGGACTTTACCTGCCCGAGAGCATGGTCATGCCACACTACCGCAGGCTGGTGCAGCAGGGCTAG
- the LOC119222112 gene encoding CDK5 and ABL1 enzyme substrate 2-like isoform X1, whose amino-acid sequence MATAVCGLQSTGNNGKQAKTHREHRRKAKDSRRRQAALLFLTNISLDGRPQCQPSGGNTDRKAAEEQRLRSRDDAAVVVPPPAESQEPVTQVTEPAAAAGSGSSSSFPGLAGGTRLSAVIFPGPAGATAFGANEVFLEGGGAAEPLTPDTPLSPVTTGHTASSRVRSTPAAISPVPAASSLDPRPRLRNASGSPGPKVPKKVHFIKSMRQYDTRGCRIVLICAKRSLYAAFSVLPYGESAHVSDPKLDAHRQRLSSVVVVDLLPSLEGVELADYSKTVSYAQFLYPTNALVRQKSAGAPESCAAQAPQSRLRGNGQRSAPPARLTNGAAQDSSMEEVVEYDPNLLSDPQWPCGRHKRVLIFASYLTTVVEYVKPSDLKKDMNETFKEKFPHIKLTLSKIRSLKREMRAMSDDCGLQPVTIAMAFVYFEKLVLQGYFNKQNRKLVAAACVLLAAKISSDLRKPDVKQLIDKLEERFRINRRELIPLEFPVLVALEMGLYLPESMVMPHYRRLVQQG is encoded by the exons ATGGCGACCGCCGTCTGCGGTCTGCAGTCCACCGGCAACAACGGCAAACAGGCGAAAACACACCGAGAACACCGGAGGAAAGCGAAGGATTCAAGGAGGAGACAAGCTGCTTTGTTGTTTCTAACCAATATCTCCCTCGATGGACGGCCCCAGTGTCAGCCAAGCGGTGGAAACACCGACCGAAAAGCCGCCGAGGAGCAGCGGCTCAGGAGCAGGGACGACGCCGCGGTGGTCGTGCCCCCGCCGGCGGAGAGCCAAGAACCGGTCACCCAGGTGACCgaacccgccgccgccgccggcagTGGCTCGTCTTCCAGTTTCCCAGGGCTAGCCGGTGGCACGCGACTCTCTGCGGTGATCTTCCCGGGACCTGCCGGGGCGACCGCCTTCGGAGCCAACGAGGTATTTTTGGAGGGTGGTGGTGCGGCCGAGCCGCTCACCCCGGACACCCCCCTGTCTCCTGTTACCACCGGGCACACGGCCTCCTCCCGCGTCCGGTCCACGCCCGCCGCTATCAGCCCGGTGCCGGCCGCCAGTTCCCTGGATCCACGGCCGAG GTTGAGGAATGCCTCTGGTTCTCCTGGTCCCAAAGTGCCAAAGAAAGTCCACTTCATCAAAAGCATGAGGCAGTATGACACGAGGGGATGTAG GATCGTGCTGATTTGTGCCAAGCGGTCGCTATACGCTGCTTTCTCAGTGCTGCCCTACGGAGAGAGTGCTCACGTCAG TGACCCCAAGCTGGACGCTCACAGGCAGAGGCTGTCTTCTGTGGTGGTCGTTGACCTGCTGCCTTCCCTGGAAGGTGTGGAGCTCGCCGACTACAGCAAG ACGGTGTCGTACGCTCAGTTCCTTTATCCAACCAACGCCTTGGTGAGACAGAAGAGCGCCGGCGCGCCGGAGAGCTGCGCGGCTCAGGCCCCCCAGTCCCGTCTCCGCGGTAACGGGCAAAGGAGCGCCCCCCCGGCTCGCCTGACCAACGGCGCGGCCCAAGACTCGT CGATGGAGGAGGTCGTCGAGTACGACCCCAACCTGCTCAGTGACCCCCAGTGGCCCTGTGGGAGACACAAGAGGGTTCTGATATTCGCATCATATCTG ACGACTGTAGTCGAGTATGTGAAACCATCTGACCTGAAGAAGGATATGAATGAGACTTTCAAGGAGAAGTTTCCTCACATTAAGCTGACTCTGAGCAAGATAAGAAG CCTGAAGAGGGAGATGCGGGCCATGAGCGACGACTGTGGTCTACAGCCGGTCACCATAGCGATGGCTTTTGTCTACTTCGAGAAGCTGGTGCTGCAGGGCTACTTCAACAAGCAGAACCGGAAGCTGGTGGCCGCCGCGTGCGTCCTGCTGGCTGCGAAGATCAGCAGCGATTTACGGAAGCCGGACGTCAAACAGCTCATCGAC aagctggaggagcGTTTCCGCATCAACAGGCGGGAGTTGATCCCGTTGGAGTTCCCGGTGCTGGTTGCCTTGGAGATGGGACTTTACCTGCCCGAGAGCATGGTCATGCCACACTACCGCAGGCTGGTGCAGCAGGGCTAG